The following proteins come from a genomic window of Fontisubflavum oceani:
- a CDS encoding dihydroorotase produces MSALDTLITGGDVLLPDELHRVDLGLADGVVAGVYAPGTAPEAVQTIDASGKTLLPGIVDIHFHVRAPAYPERGTVLSETKAAAAGGVTTLFEMPISKPCCSTPEELARRRDHFAENAVIDFALYAAPGDLTEASRDKMLDLGAIAFKMFTTPSPAGRADEFEGLAFPDEADQLRALQLLAGTGRPVVVHAESAALLAHYEAQAKALDPADAATHGKSRPAICEAVAVAKLLAMNITAGAKLHIAHVTSAETVEVLRGFAGTSDFTAETCPQYLFATEDDVARAGIYAKVNPPIRHQADQDALWQAIEDGVINYVTTDHAPFAKAEKQAAEGNFPAAPPGVPGIEFILPAMLDAVANGRLSLKRAHDLICANGARRYGLYPFKGALLPGSAADVTIVDLTGETALSADTLHTHAREVAHLFEGRTLRGKVCQTILKGNTVFLDGAVTGPQGQGAFVTPAAGK; encoded by the coding sequence ATGAGCGCCCTCGACACGCTGATCACCGGCGGCGATGTGTTGTTGCCTGACGAGCTGCACCGGGTCGATCTGGGCCTGGCCGATGGGGTGGTCGCCGGTGTCTATGCCCCGGGGACCGCGCCAGAAGCCGTGCAGACCATCGATGCCAGCGGCAAGACCCTCCTTCCCGGCATTGTCGACATCCATTTCCATGTCCGCGCCCCGGCCTATCCCGAACGCGGCACGGTTCTGTCAGAAACCAAGGCGGCAGCGGCAGGCGGGGTGACGACGCTGTTCGAGATGCCGATCTCGAAACCCTGTTGCTCCACGCCCGAAGAATTGGCGCGCCGCCGCGATCATTTCGCCGAGAATGCGGTCATCGACTTTGCGCTTTATGCCGCCCCTGGCGATCTGACCGAAGCCAGCCGCGACAAGATGCTGGATCTCGGCGCCATTGCCTTCAAGATGTTCACCACACCGTCGCCCGCCGGACGCGCCGATGAATTCGAGGGGCTGGCCTTTCCCGATGAGGCCGACCAGCTTCGCGCGCTACAGCTTTTGGCGGGAACCGGACGCCCGGTCGTGGTCCATGCCGAAAGCGCCGCGCTACTCGCCCACTACGAGGCGCAGGCCAAAGCGCTGGACCCGGCCGACGCGGCAACCCATGGCAAATCGCGCCCCGCGATCTGCGAAGCGGTGGCGGTCGCGAAACTCCTGGCGATGAACATCACCGCCGGGGCCAAACTGCACATCGCCCATGTGACCAGCGCCGAGACCGTCGAGGTGCTGCGCGGTTTTGCCGGGACCTCGGATTTCACCGCAGAGACCTGCCCGCAATATCTCTTCGCCACCGAGGATGACGTTGCGCGCGCCGGGATTTACGCGAAAGTGAACCCGCCGATCCGCCATCAGGCTGATCAGGACGCCCTCTGGCAGGCGATCGAAGATGGTGTGATCAACTATGTCACCACCGACCACGCGCCGTTTGCCAAAGCCGAAAAACAAGCCGCCGAGGGGAATTTCCCCGCCGCCCCACCCGGCGTGCCGGGGATCGAGTTTATCCTGCCCGCCATGCTTGATGCGGTGGCCAATGGTCGGCTCAGCCTCAAACGCGCCCATGATCTGATCTGTGCCAATGGCGCGCGGCGCTATGGACTCTACCCGTTCAAAGGCGCATTGCTACCAGGAAGCGCCGCGGATGTGACGATTGTGGATTTGACCGGTGAGACCGCGCTTTCGGCCGACACACTCCACACCCATGCCCGCGAAGTGGCGCATCTCTTTGAGGGCCGGACCCTGCGGGGCAAAGTCTGTCAGACCATCCTGAAGGGCAACACAGTGTTCTTGGATGGCGCTGTCACCGGGCCACAGGGACAGGGGGCGTTTGTGACCCCTGCCGCAGGAAAATGA
- a CDS encoding ABC transporter ATP-binding protein — MATATEIMRPTDTVSWKSGFNTIKRVTRLALKTPWMVAIALGSTVIASALQLLVPILLGRAVDQTQALVSDPAGAEAATAALWTTAWLVLAVWVARGLFTVFQNYFSESVGHNVGYMLRLAYYEKIQRLSFGFHDRMHSGDLITLGMLDLEGVRMFFSTGLVRIVLLSMLIGIGGYLLLSTDLVLGLLALSFVPFVTWRSSVTQLKLRSTWLELQNRLSVLSRVMEENLGGIRVVRAFAAKPHEMAKYADASESALELAHDRVDIRVRNTSMMTFSFLAAMGLVLWVGSGKVVAGEITVGTLASFLTFMTILQMPVRQLGMLVNSFARTATCGERIFALLDLDLAITDAPEAPDLEISAGELRFDNVGFTYPAATSPTLQGLSFTAKRGETIGLIGPPGSGKSTIAHLIPRFYDVSQGRITIDGQDIRDVTLQSLRREVVVVQQDAFLFTTSLENNIAYGDPWAPPSRIADASASAQLDQFIATLPSGYETVVGERGASLSGGQRQRMTIARTLMLRPSVLIFDDSTAAVDAGTEQRIRTTIQAQASDRVTIIVAHRLNSLMHADRILFIENGQIVEQGNHAELLALGGRYRALHDLQIRPEEPAS; from the coding sequence ATGGCGACCGCCACCGAAATAATGCGCCCAACGGACACGGTCAGTTGGAAAAGCGGGTTCAACACGATCAAGCGGGTCACCCGGCTGGCGCTCAAGACACCCTGGATGGTCGCAATCGCTCTTGGCTCCACCGTGATCGCCTCGGCGCTGCAATTGCTGGTGCCGATCCTCTTGGGGCGCGCGGTGGATCAAACCCAGGCCCTGGTCTCCGACCCGGCGGGGGCGGAGGCCGCGACAGCGGCGCTTTGGACCACGGCTTGGCTGGTCCTGGCAGTCTGGGTCGCGCGCGGCCTCTTCACCGTGTTCCAGAACTATTTCAGCGAAAGCGTCGGCCACAATGTCGGCTACATGCTGCGGCTGGCCTATTATGAGAAAATCCAACGCTTGAGCTTTGGGTTTCATGACCGGATGCATTCCGGCGATCTGATCACGCTTGGGATGCTCGATCTCGAAGGCGTGCGGATGTTCTTTTCCACCGGTTTGGTCCGGATCGTTCTGTTGAGCATGCTGATCGGCATTGGCGGTTATCTCCTGCTCTCGACCGATCTCGTGCTTGGCCTTCTGGCGTTGAGCTTCGTGCCCTTTGTTACCTGGCGCTCCTCGGTCACGCAGTTGAAACTCCGCAGCACCTGGTTGGAGTTGCAAAACCGTCTCTCGGTGCTGAGCCGCGTGATGGAGGAAAACCTCGGCGGCATCCGCGTGGTCCGCGCCTTCGCGGCCAAGCCGCATGAAATGGCGAAATATGCCGATGCCTCGGAAAGCGCCCTTGAATTGGCCCATGACCGGGTCGATATCCGCGTCCGCAATACCTCGATGATGACCTTTTCCTTCCTCGCCGCGATGGGGCTGGTGCTTTGGGTCGGAAGCGGCAAGGTCGTCGCAGGTGAGATCACCGTGGGTACCTTGGCCTCGTTCCTGACCTTCATGACGATCCTGCAAATGCCGGTGCGGCAGTTGGGAATGCTGGTAAATTCCTTCGCCAGGACCGCGACCTGTGGCGAGCGGATCTTTGCCCTCTTGGATCTCGACCTGGCCATCACCGACGCGCCGGAAGCGCCAGACCTGGAGATCAGTGCGGGCGAATTGCGGTTCGACAATGTCGGCTTCACCTACCCCGCCGCCACGTCCCCGACGCTTCAGGGGCTGAGCTTCACCGCCAAGCGCGGCGAAACCATCGGCTTGATCGGTCCGCCTGGCAGTGGGAAATCCACCATCGCGCATCTGATCCCGCGTTTTTATGACGTGAGCCAGGGTCGGATCACCATTGATGGCCAGGACATCCGCGATGTGACGTTACAATCGCTCCGCCGCGAAGTGGTTGTGGTGCAGCAGGACGCGTTTTTGTTCACCACCAGCCTGGAGAACAACATCGCCTATGGCGACCCCTGGGCGCCGCCTTCACGGATCGCCGATGCCAGCGCCTCGGCGCAATTGGATCAGTTCATCGCGACGCTGCCATCGGGATATGAGACAGTTGTGGGTGAACGCGGTGCGTCGCTTTCGGGTGGGCAACGGCAGCGGATGACCATCGCCCGCACCCTTATGCTGCGCCCGTCCGTGTTGATTTTCGACGACAGCACCGCCGCCGTCGATGCCGGCACGGAACAGCGGATCAGAACCACGATCCAGGCGCAGGCCAGCGACCGGGTCACCATCATCGTGGCGCATCGGCTCAACTCGCTGATGCATGCGGATCGGATTCTGTTCATCGAGAATGGTCAGATCGTTGAGCAGGGCAACCATGCCGAGCTTCTGGCGCTTGGCGGGCGATACCGCGCGCTGCATGACCTGCAAATTCGACCAGAGGAGCCCGCGTCATGA